In Fervidicoccaceae archaeon, the DNA window TGAGGCTATGTTTAAATTTCACGGGGTTCTCGCTTTAACCCCGGTGCTCGAGAGGTGGAGGGAGCCCGCACTGCGGCGAGGACTGTGACAGGAAGGGCTCTCGAGACGCAACACAGAGCGCCGAGGGTTTACGGTAAGCACGTTTACGGGAGCGCCTACAATTGCGACGTCAAAAAGCTCATGGACAGCGTCTTCTTAGAGAACGTAGTGCGTGAGGCTGTGAAGATAGGCAATATGAGGCTCCTCGACGTGAAAGCGTGGAAGATAGGGCTAGGCGCCTCTGTAGTGGCGATAATACTAGAAAGCCACATCTCGGTCCACACCTGGCCGGAGCACGCTTTCGCGACCATCGACGTCTACAGCTGTGGCGCGCACACGAGACCCGAGCACGCATTCGACTACATAGTCAGCATGTTAGAGCCGGAATACGTCGAGCGTAACATCGTTGAGCGAACTCTAGTATAGTATCCGGCGAGCTGGGACTCGGCTGACTCGCCGACACGACTATAGCCGGCGAGATGAGCTAGCCGTGATTAGTGGCGACGCTCAGAGGACCCGACTTCGGCCCGACTCAATAGTCTCTTGGGCGCCCGATATCCTCACGCTTTCGACAGGCCCCCTAGCCGTCATCGCGCTGATCTTTGCCATGGAGGGGAAAACGGAGCTAGCGTGTCGACTCGTGATGGTCTGCTTATCTGTAGATGCCCTAGACGGCTATCTCGCCAGGAGGCTGGGAACTACCAGCGAACGTGGCGAGCTGCTTGATCGCGTATTCGATAGATTACACCAAATCGTGACCCCTTCCGTGATCTATTACACGTTTCTCCACGACGCGCTCGCGACGATGTATGCCGCTTCGATAATTACAATTTCATATTGGAGATTAGTGCGCAGAGTACCCTCGCGCGAGTACTTCGCCGGCCTACCTTTGAATGTGCACACGATCTTAATGATAGCGAGCATCTACTCCGGGTGCCCAATGGATCCGGCTATTCTCCTTCTCCTAGCGCTTCTCAGCGCGTCTCCGTTGAAGTATTACAGGAGGAGGAGAACATCACGTATGCGCGATGGGGGGAGCCTCTGGTTCGCCAGATTCGCGGTCCCGCTAGCCATAGCGTCTTTCCCTCGTCCTTTGGAGACGCTGGGCCCGCTCTTTCTGCTTCTCGAATTCGCAGCTCTCGCGTACGCGGCGCTTGGCTGGCTCCCATTCGCTATGGAGGGGAGGGGCTCGCTAATTGCTCGCGTTCTCCACAGGGGCTCCTAGCCCGAGCCTCCTCCGGGCTTCCGTGCTCGAAAATCTACGACTACCTGGAGCATTCTAGGACCTACGCTCCTAACAATTCGACCGCCCAAATAGTCCAATTCAACGTTTAAGTGCCTCACTATCTCACGTATTCTCTCGAAGGCCCTGAGAGGGGCCTCTCGCTTACTCTCGCCGCGTCTCAGTTTGACAAACTCGTATGCATGTATTATCCCTCCTTCTTCTCGTAGAGCCTCGATGGCATGCTCGTAAAAACTCGCAGAAAAGCTCGGGAGAGGCATTAAGACGCGGTCGGCCTCTCCTCGCAATCTCTCTCTGATTATTTCCCTACAGTCGCCTAATAGCGGCACGACTACTCCCTCGACCGAGTTGAGCTTGACGTTCTCCACCATTAGGGAGTAAGCCAGCGGACTCTTATCGATAGAGTAGACGACCTTTGGTCTCGAGAGCTTAGCTATCAGCACGCTGAAGAGCCCCGTCCCGGCGAACATATTCACAACTACTTCGCCGGCTCGCACTAGCTCGGCCACCCTTCTACGTTCAAAGCTGAGTCTCGGAGTCACGAAGGTTCTCTCCACGTCTACTACGAAGGAGCAGCCGTGCTCACGGTAGATCGTGAGCGTCCTTCTCTCTCCAGCCAAGTAGATGAGCTTCCTCGTCCTGTACTCACCCTCAATAGGCGTCGACGCTAGGTGGACCGATTTGACGTAGGGGAGCCTGGCCAAGAGCCTCTCCGCAACGCATTTTGCCGCTTCGCCGAGCCTCTCCTCTAAGGAGAGGGGATCTCTGAGAGGGATTAGCGGCCTGAGAATTATTATGTCCCCTACTAGATCGAATGACGTTGAGATGAGGTCTGCGGCTCCGCATTCCGACGATAATAATTTAAGTAATTTAGTCCTAACCATGAGAAGACTACTACCTCTCCGTTGCGGTTGGACCTTTAGAGGAGAGTGGGATCTATTTCATTTATTACGAAAAGAGAAAAATTATTTTGATATTATAAACTTTATTGTTTTGTCTGAGTAAACTATCAGTATATTCTGATCTGACATTTTATAGTTACAGGCTACACATTTGTAGTATGACGATATCTTACGCGAGGCCCCGTTCACGCGCTCGGACTCCATCTTGTATTCCATACTCGATCCACAGCGCGGACACTTCAAGCCCTTTCCACCTCTTCCGTAGAGCGGATCGTTGAGCACCTCTCGGCGGGACATCGTCCGGTTAAAACGTAGAGCGAAGGCTACGGCCTATTTAATAGACCGATACCCCTCTATTAAGCGTGACGTCGCGGTGCAAGGCCGTGGAAGGTGCTCGTGAGCCGATCCTCTTAAAGAATCTATCTGCCCTCGTGGGATCGATCAATGATAGGCTGAGCGTTCTCCGAGCAGAATCCGCTCTCTTGGATGCATGGGGCCTGAGGGTGGGGGAAAAGGACAAGAGCGGTCTCGTAATAGACTGCGGCGGCGGAGTGGCGGCGCAAGCTCCCTTCGACGCCTTCACCGCCAGCGTCCCGGGGGACGATCTCTGCCCACGGACCACGATTGGCCCCCTCGACGTTGAGCTCCTAGCTAGGTGGAACTTGACGTGGCACTTAGCTCTGGGCTTCACCGGCCTCTCTATGGCGGTTCCGACTGGCATCGTGACTCTCACGAGCTCGGCAGCGCGAGCCCTGGAGAGGCATCCTCTCGCGCACGATAGGACTCTTGTCTGTCTCTCAGAGACCGAGCTATTGCGAGAAGAGCGAGCATCTCTAGATGAGGTGGAAAAGATAGTCGAGGAGAGAAGAGCTCTCACTCTCTTAGCAGGGCTCAGCCGCTATACTACGTTGAAGTTCATCGAGGTCTTCGGTCGCTCTCCTCTCGACTACATTGTGGCAAAGTTGGGAGAGGCCTTAGACCTCCTCGTGGTAGTTACTAGCGGCTGGCTCACGTCACGCGACCTAGAGCTTGCGAAGAAAAGGCGAGAAATCCGCCTCGTGCATTGTCCTCATCTCTCGGCGTGGAGAGGGCGGGGAGGCGAGCTTCCGTTGGATGAGCTCGTTTATGCCATGCGGGGCAGAATCTTCTTGGGATTATGCGAGCCAGGCTTCCTCACACCTTACACGAACTCTTGGCAGCCCCTTCTCTTAGAGCGCTCACTCGTAGCCTATACGCGTTGGAGAGAGATAGAGGTGGGAGACCTCGCA includes these proteins:
- the speD gene encoding adenosylmethionine decarboxylase, whose protein sequence is MEGARTAARTVTGRALETQHRAPRVYGKHVYGSAYNCDVKKLMDSVFLENVVREAVKIGNMRLLDVKAWKIGLGASVVAIILESHISVHTWPEHAFATIDVYSCGAHTRPEHAFDYIVSMLEPEYVERNIVERTLV
- a CDS encoding CDP-alcohol phosphatidyltransferase family protein; this translates as MISGDAQRTRLRPDSIVSWAPDILTLSTGPLAVIALIFAMEGKTELACRLVMVCLSVDALDGYLARRLGTTSERGELLDRVFDRLHQIVTPSVIYYTFLHDALATMYAASIITISYWRLVRRVPSREYFAGLPLNVHTILMIASIYSGCPMDPAILLLLALLSASPLKYYRRRRTSRMRDGGSLWFARFAVPLAIASFPRPLETLGPLFLLLEFAALAYAALGWLPFAMEGRGSLIARVLHRGS
- a CDS encoding class I SAM-dependent methyltransferase family protein; the encoded protein is MVRTKLLKLLSSECGAADLISTSFDLVGDIIILRPLIPLRDPLSLEERLGEAAKCVAERLLARLPYVKSVHLASTPIEGEYRTRKLIYLAGERRTLTIYREHGCSFVVDVERTFVTPRLSFERRRVAELVRAGEVVVNMFAGTGLFSVLIAKLSRPKVVYSIDKSPLAYSLMVENVKLNSVEGVVVPLLGDCREIIRERLRGEADRVLMPLPSFSASFYEHAIEALREEGGIIHAYEFVKLRRGESKREAPLRAFERIREIVRHLNVELDYLGGRIVRSVGPRMLQVVVDFRARKPGGGSG